The following proteins are co-located in the Paenibacillus sp. FSL H8-0079 genome:
- a CDS encoding Shedu anti-phage system protein SduA domain-containing protein has product MKATDRDYSVLTPDEELEYARMLEEEKVEKRGKLNIRVNLFRKYPKAARHFLSLFPNNYLDIVDLENERGIKIFLNHLSDQLDDCTLSDERDIARYIKENGAYYFIGSILNYYDFGHHEAYIFPEFQLSSTFKVDYLLIGRNSDGYSFIFVEIEHPIKQITLADGELGNAFRKGIKQVKDWKNWINANFSTFTTTIKGYKHAEKQLPDEFYSFDPTRCQYVVVAGRRDDLNDTTRRIRREHIEEQKIRLLHYDNIIDSTLEVVKKKNY; this is encoded by the coding sequence ATGAAAGCAACTGATAGAGATTATTCTGTCTTAACACCTGATGAGGAACTTGAATATGCAAGAATGCTAGAAGAAGAAAAAGTTGAGAAGCGTGGGAAGCTAAACATTAGGGTCAATTTATTTAGAAAATATCCCAAGGCTGCGAGGCATTTTTTGAGTCTCTTCCCTAATAATTATCTTGATATTGTTGATTTGGAGAATGAACGTGGTATAAAGATCTTCTTAAACCATCTTTCAGACCAATTGGACGATTGCACATTATCTGATGAGCGTGATATTGCACGATATATAAAAGAAAACGGTGCGTATTATTTTATTGGCTCAATATTAAATTACTATGATTTTGGACATCACGAGGCATACATTTTCCCAGAGTTTCAATTGAGTTCAACCTTTAAGGTTGATTATTTGTTAATCGGGCGTAATTCAGATGGATACTCATTCATATTTGTTGAAATTGAGCATCCTATTAAACAGATAACTTTGGCGGATGGGGAACTTGGCAATGCCTTTAGGAAAGGAATCAAACAAGTTAAGGATTGGAAAAACTGGATAAATGCTAATTTCTCTACATTCACCACTACAATTAAAGGATATAAGCATGCTGAAAAACAGTTACCGGATGAATTTTATTCGTTTGACCCAACGCGATGCCAATACGTTGTAGTAGCTGGTAGAAGAGATGATTTAAACGATACAACACGCAGAATTAGGCGAGAGCACATAGAAGAGCAGAAGATCAGGCTTTTACATTATGACAATATTATCGACAGCACATTGGAAGTAGTTAAGAAAAAGAACTATTAA
- a CDS encoding RDD family protein — translation MYKAGFWIRLGANVLDSLIISIPLVIIAGILTGNFDTDEPIAKLLSALYSILLPVYWYGRTIGKRICGIRIRKYDTHEPPKIGTMLMRVVVAGVVYVLTLGIGVIVSAFMVGLREDRRAIHDFVAGTEVVWD, via the coding sequence TTGTATAAAGCAGGTTTTTGGATTAGATTAGGAGCAAATGTGTTGGATAGTCTTATTATTTCAATTCCGTTAGTGATTATTGCAGGTATTCTTACGGGTAACTTTGATACGGATGAGCCGATTGCAAAACTGCTTAGTGCGTTATACTCAATTTTATTACCAGTTTACTGGTATGGTCGAACCATAGGCAAACGTATATGTGGAATTCGAATCCGTAAATACGATACACACGAACCGCCAAAAATTGGTACGATGCTGATGCGTGTTGTTGTGGCTGGAGTTGTGTACGTATTAACTTTGGGTATCGGAGTTATTGTGAGTGCTTTTATGGTCGGTCTGCGTGAGGATCGACGTGCGATTCATGACTTCGTAGCAGGAACAGAAGTAGTTTGGGATTAA
- a CDS encoding ABC transporter substrate-binding protein, translating into MFKRIPVWIALCCMLTLAACGTTQTTTEVASSSEATTQATTKLITNPNGEEITIPLNPERIVDLSGSTEELLIIGKTPVATMSADYGNPEELTPTIKDQLSADTVNLGWYGFPFSIEAIAGANPDLIILGKDFNTDQYETLSKIAPTIALPYSYYDWRERLTFLADTFGEESKKDEYLAKYDAKSAEWKQKLEAAVNGESFAVIETYPNNLVIYSNKGAAEMLYSEWALKRTEGIPDPEGWGGKEIALEALVTVNPDRLLLMENSENKMVDSKVWNNMNAVKNEKIYKISNVDNYNYSYTAMGRMELMDRLGTMILEEQK; encoded by the coding sequence ATGTTTAAACGAATTCCTGTATGGATTGCACTATGCTGTATGCTCACCTTGGCGGCCTGTGGAACGACCCAGACCACCACTGAAGTGGCCAGCTCCTCAGAGGCAACCACACAAGCGACGACCAAATTAATTACCAACCCGAATGGAGAAGAGATTACGATCCCTTTGAATCCAGAGCGCATTGTTGATCTATCCGGCTCTACAGAAGAACTACTGATCATTGGGAAAACACCTGTGGCCACGATGAGCGCAGATTACGGTAACCCGGAGGAACTCACGCCAACCATTAAGGATCAACTGAGTGCAGATACCGTTAATCTGGGCTGGTATGGTTTCCCGTTCAGCATTGAAGCTATAGCGGGTGCTAATCCGGACCTAATTATCCTGGGTAAGGATTTTAACACGGATCAGTATGAAACCTTATCCAAAATTGCGCCTACGATTGCATTGCCTTATTCCTACTATGATTGGAGAGAGCGCCTGACATTCCTGGCAGATACGTTTGGAGAAGAAAGCAAGAAAGATGAATATCTGGCCAAGTATGATGCGAAATCTGCAGAGTGGAAACAAAAGCTGGAGGCGGCTGTAAATGGTGAATCCTTTGCCGTAATTGAGACATATCCAAACAATCTGGTCATCTATTCCAATAAAGGTGCAGCTGAGATGTTATATAGTGAATGGGCCCTGAAGCGTACAGAAGGTATCCCTGATCCAGAGGGCTGGGGCGGCAAAGAGATCGCGCTGGAGGCTCTAGTTACTGTTAATCCGGATCGTCTGCTATTGATGGAGAATAGTGAGAACAAGATGGTCGATAGCAAGGTGTGGAATAACATGAACGCCGTGAAGAATGAAAAGATCTATAAAATCTCTAATGTCGATAATTACAATTATTCGTACACAGCGATGGGGAGAATGGAGCTTATGGACCGCCTGGGTACGATGATTCTGGAAGAACAGAAGTAG
- a CDS encoding ABC transporter ATP-binding protein has translation MKNYLYNISGGNPRSLLPSVIAAILDGIAKIVPAALLVDIFNTIYKSFAELDKGLDINRMWIVCCILFAWLLVEYAAYASLYDKTYRAAYSLAASGRLKLAEHIRHLSLGFFGKRDPGDLTNLILSDYGQVEHTISHNLSQLISAIVLPVLAFGGLLLVDWRMAVAMFVAVPLGVALLWLTDSIQARLSENHVRAKNEAASRLQEYLSGIREIKAHNMGGKRFERLRRSFDELKSASIRLEGIMGPMIMGAMLLARSGMTWMILVGSYLLAGGELSLPVFLLFLLVGTKVFEPLTVVLMSYGEMRYSAYSARRIMDVQQEAPMAGTGDVQPNQAISFDQVTFGYDERQPVLKDLSFTIEPHTITALVGPSGSGKSTVTRLIARFWDVQQGTIRIGGRPVDQMDPEKLLQDISVVFQDVYLFQDTIGNNIRVGKKDATQFEIEEAARRACCHEFISSLPQGYDTLVGEGGSTLSGGEKQRISIARALLKNASIVLLDEATASLDPENEAAVQQAINELVADKTVILIAHRLKTIQNANQILVLDQGQLVEQGTHTQLLDHSGIYARLWQLQQDAEGWQVKVNG, from the coding sequence ATGAAGAATTATTTATACAATATATCTGGCGGTAACCCGCGTAGTCTGCTTCCTTCGGTAATTGCAGCGATTCTGGACGGGATTGCAAAGATTGTTCCTGCGGCGCTGCTTGTGGATATATTCAATACGATTTATAAGTCTTTCGCTGAACTGGACAAAGGACTGGATATCAACCGAATGTGGATTGTATGCTGCATCCTGTTTGCCTGGCTTCTGGTGGAGTATGCGGCTTATGCTTCGCTCTATGATAAGACCTATCGGGCAGCATACAGCCTTGCGGCCTCAGGAAGGTTGAAGTTGGCGGAACATATTCGCCATCTGTCGTTAGGATTTTTCGGAAAACGTGATCCTGGCGATCTGACGAATCTGATCCTGAGTGATTATGGTCAGGTTGAGCATACGATCTCTCACAATCTGTCGCAGCTGATCAGCGCGATTGTGCTTCCTGTGCTCGCTTTTGGCGGACTACTGTTGGTGGATTGGAGAATGGCCGTAGCCATGTTTGTTGCGGTTCCCTTAGGTGTGGCTCTGTTATGGCTTACGGATTCCATTCAGGCACGACTGAGTGAGAACCATGTTCGAGCCAAAAACGAAGCCGCTAGTCGGCTGCAGGAGTATCTGAGCGGTATTCGTGAGATTAAGGCCCACAATATGGGGGGCAAACGTTTTGAACGGCTGCGTCGTTCTTTTGACGAATTGAAATCCGCTTCCATTCGGTTGGAAGGCATCATGGGACCGATGATCATGGGCGCGATGTTGCTCGCACGATCGGGGATGACGTGGATGATTCTGGTGGGCAGTTATTTGCTTGCAGGCGGTGAGTTGTCCTTACCGGTATTTCTGTTATTTTTGCTGGTAGGTACGAAGGTATTTGAACCGTTGACGGTTGTACTGATGAGTTATGGGGAGATGCGGTACTCTGCGTATAGTGCAAGACGCATTATGGATGTGCAGCAAGAGGCCCCGATGGCAGGAACGGGAGATGTACAGCCCAATCAGGCGATTTCATTCGACCAGGTGACCTTTGGATATGATGAGCGGCAGCCGGTCTTGAAAGACTTGTCCTTTACGATTGAGCCGCATACCATTACAGCGCTGGTTGGCCCATCCGGTAGTGGTAAGAGTACAGTCACACGTCTCATTGCCCGCTTCTGGGACGTACAGCAAGGAACTATTCGCATTGGTGGCAGACCCGTTGATCAGATGGACCCGGAGAAGCTGTTACAGGATATCTCAGTGGTCTTCCAGGACGTGTATCTGTTCCAGGATACGATCGGCAACAACATCCGTGTAGGAAAGAAAGACGCTACGCAATTCGAGATTGAAGAGGCGGCACGCAGAGCTTGTTGTCATGAGTTCATCTCCAGTCTGCCTCAAGGGTACGATACGCTGGTTGGCGAGGGTGGATCGACGTTATCTGGTGGGGAGAAGCAACGGATCTCCATTGCACGTGCCTTGTTGAAAAATGCATCGATCGTATTGCTTGACGAAGCCACCGCCTCACTTGATCCGGAGAACGAAGCCGCAGTGCAGCAAGCGATTAATGAGCTAGTCGCGGACAAGACGGTTATTTTGATTGCACACCGATTAAAGACCATTCAAAATGCCAATCAGATCCTTGTATTGGACCAAGGTCAGCTCGTAGAGCAAGGAACTCATACGCAATTGTTAGATCACTCAGGCATCTACGCTCGGTTGTGGCAATTACAACAGGATGCAGAAGGCTGGCAGGTAAAAGTAAACGGATAA
- a CDS encoding ABC transporter ATP-binding protein — translation MNNTSEVSGLMQVTKERKGLLITASIFSTLSSLLQIVPFIGVYKIVEELLTHAGQPSAMDRDLLIYWGIVAFVALIAGLIALYIGGMCSHIAAFNILYQLRVRLAEHVAKVPMGYHTRTATGELKKIIEVSVEKIEKFIAHQLPDLVSAIVIPLMLLGYLFWLDYRMALALLVPIGIGFWLQSRIFRSEGGRQAYRDFQLAIEEMNATGVEYVRGMPAVKVFGITADSFLTFKQAVTRYRDISLKITDLCKTSYGLFFVIMISLFTFIVPVGILLSSGNAGNQSFAITFILFLIITPSLSAPLLKLMYLGSGMREIVEGQKRIESVFAEPVVQEPELPKVPDTYEVAFRKVSFAYERKESEAYKPVLEQIDFVAKAGEMTALVGPSGGGKSTIANLLLRFWDVQEGEITIGGIPIQEMGTEKLMDTVSFVFQDVHLFYDTIEENIRMGNTSASLQDVIAAAQTACCHEFIEKLDAGYDTKIGEGGTYLSGGEAQRIAIARALLKNAPILVLDEATAYADAENEHKIQQGLAQLVQGKTVLIIAHRLTTICAAEQILVIRKGMIAERGTHDQLRALGGVYEHMWQAHISAASWKLGGAGR, via the coding sequence ATGAACAACACATCTGAAGTGTCCGGACTAATGCAAGTAACGAAGGAGCGTAAAGGTCTGCTGATCACAGCAAGTATCTTCTCGACCCTGTCGAGTCTATTGCAGATTGTTCCTTTTATCGGGGTGTACAAGATCGTCGAGGAACTGCTAACTCATGCGGGCCAACCATCTGCCATGGACAGAGATCTGTTGATCTATTGGGGGATTGTCGCATTCGTAGCCCTGATTGCAGGGCTCATTGCGCTTTATATCGGGGGGATGTGCTCACACATCGCTGCGTTCAACATTTTGTACCAGCTCAGAGTGAGACTTGCGGAGCATGTTGCCAAAGTACCCATGGGGTATCACACCCGAACGGCAACCGGTGAGCTGAAGAAGATCATCGAAGTCAGTGTGGAGAAAATCGAGAAATTTATCGCCCATCAGTTGCCGGATCTGGTGAGTGCGATCGTTATCCCGTTAATGCTACTGGGTTACTTGTTCTGGCTCGATTATCGGATGGCGCTGGCGCTGTTGGTTCCGATCGGAATCGGGTTCTGGCTGCAAAGTCGTATCTTCCGCAGCGAAGGCGGCCGTCAGGCTTATCGTGATTTCCAGCTTGCTATTGAAGAAATGAATGCGACGGGTGTTGAATACGTGAGAGGTATGCCTGCGGTCAAAGTATTTGGCATTACAGCTGATTCATTTCTGACGTTTAAACAAGCGGTGACGCGATATCGGGATATTTCGTTGAAAATAACAGATTTATGTAAAACATCCTACGGGCTGTTTTTTGTAATCATGATCTCGTTATTTACCTTCATCGTTCCGGTGGGTATTCTGCTGTCGAGTGGAAATGCGGGGAATCAGTCGTTTGCGATCACGTTTATTCTGTTTCTGATCATTACCCCGAGTCTATCTGCACCGTTATTGAAGTTAATGTATCTGGGTAGTGGGATGCGAGAGATTGTGGAAGGACAGAAACGGATTGAATCGGTGTTTGCCGAGCCGGTTGTACAAGAACCTGAGTTGCCCAAAGTTCCGGATACATATGAGGTTGCCTTTCGGAAGGTATCTTTTGCTTATGAACGTAAGGAGAGCGAAGCATATAAACCCGTACTTGAACAGATTGATTTTGTAGCCAAAGCAGGAGAGATGACCGCACTTGTCGGACCTTCGGGTGGAGGAAAGTCGACCATTGCTAATCTATTACTTCGTTTCTGGGATGTACAGGAAGGTGAGATTACGATTGGTGGAATTCCGATCCAGGAGATGGGTACGGAGAAACTGATGGATACCGTGTCCTTTGTATTTCAGGATGTACATCTGTTCTACGATACGATTGAAGAAAATATTCGGATGGGCAATACATCGGCTTCACTACAGGACGTTATAGCTGCGGCTCAAACTGCTTGCTGTCATGAATTCATTGAGAAACTGGATGCCGGATATGACACCAAAATCGGAGAAGGCGGCACGTACCTGTCTGGCGGTGAAGCACAGCGAATTGCGATTGCACGAGCATTGCTTAAAAATGCTCCCATTCTGGTCCTGGATGAAGCGACGGCCTACGCGGATGCAGAGAATGAACACAAGATCCAGCAAGGTCTGGCCCAATTGGTTCAAGGCAAAACGGTATTGATTATTGCTCATCGTCTAACAACGATTTGTGCAGCCGAGCAAATTCTCGTGATCCGAAAGGGAATGATTGCCGAGCGTGGGACACATGATCAATTGCGTGCATTAGGCGGAGTATATGAGCACATGTGGCAGGCACATATCAGTGCGGCTTCCTGGAAGCTTGGAGGTGCAGGACGATGA
- a CDS encoding AraC family transcriptional regulator produces MQSKVSETWYAIQNKEDQRCALAARLNTFYQSSSAERIIHIPEEIGQGYWQLNRIHPSMELVYSDAIFHRPTALSSLEQDDSIKLSFCIGESISWNIDGKLGEFHVHTQESSAYGSRDTSSTCEFGLQQHFKGFTLKLDQTPISGMMQQLPIQQLMTAIAGSGGGFYNAKMTPTMTRIVNEMTQCPYSGELKQLYLNGKALELLAVYFSECILERQLPTNHDGLSRTDLTSLQQAKHILDANLAHPPTLEGLSRQVCLNEFKLKKGFKQLFGFPVHAYVIEQRLEAAYYLLETRQMNVTTAAAAVGFNKSSHFSAQFKRKYGMTPSTYFNQTF; encoded by the coding sequence ATGCAATCCAAGGTGTCAGAGACATGGTACGCCATTCAAAATAAAGAAGATCAGCGCTGTGCACTGGCAGCGAGATTAAATACATTTTACCAAAGCAGTTCTGCCGAACGAATCATTCATATTCCTGAAGAGATTGGTCAGGGTTACTGGCAGTTGAATCGAATTCATCCCTCCATGGAACTCGTGTATAGTGACGCGATATTCCATCGGCCAACCGCCTTGAGCAGTCTGGAGCAGGATGACAGTATCAAGTTAAGTTTCTGCATTGGTGAGAGCATATCATGGAACATTGATGGCAAGCTGGGGGAGTTCCATGTACATACCCAGGAAAGTTCTGCATATGGCAGTCGAGATACGAGCAGTACGTGTGAGTTTGGATTACAGCAGCACTTCAAGGGATTTACGTTGAAGCTGGATCAGACACCGATCAGTGGAATGATGCAGCAACTTCCCATACAACAACTCATGACAGCCATCGCTGGAAGTGGGGGAGGTTTCTATAATGCGAAGATGACACCCACGATGACTCGAATCGTTAACGAGATGACACAATGCCCGTATTCGGGAGAACTGAAACAACTGTATTTAAACGGAAAAGCACTTGAGCTGCTCGCGGTATATTTCAGTGAATGTATTCTGGAGCGCCAGTTACCTACGAATCATGATGGGTTGTCCCGGACGGACCTGACCAGTTTGCAGCAGGCGAAGCACATTCTCGATGCGAATCTGGCACATCCGCCAACTCTTGAAGGGCTATCCAGACAAGTTTGTCTGAATGAATTCAAGCTGAAAAAAGGATTCAAGCAATTGTTCGGTTTTCCTGTACATGCATATGTCATTGAGCAAAGGCTAGAGGCAGCGTATTACCTGCTGGAGACCAGACAGATGAATGTGACCACGGCAGCTGCAGCGGTTGGTTTTAATAAATCAAGTCACTTTTCCGCGCAATTCAAACGCAAGTATGGCATGACACCATCCACGTATTTTAATCAAACGTTCTAG
- a CDS encoding WG repeat-containing protein — MSMSEPLLTQIVNQHIPAGATVVTIDKPVQHPAIYAADLTGDGMPEIAAVYQLNGELYLLILKFVQGHWIKMALIKGLGYGVTLMTAAPVTSTARNNLIIGWRIGAIWSKLAIYEWTESGLKDLAPDDLYYSYAEIIDMPGPHGRDGKVEIALWIHDTGEAYRVEIIRWQNGKWVPAPDVYAAYYPKVVQYYEKLTQHYPDYIFYWYYLADAQFHAGQYPAALVSVQKALSFPEAYPSREALLELEKKIKQAMIPISHARVATWLYPISVRTTSGTRWGYMDAQGHVRLEPVLDDAHEFQPNGLAVVVKDGRAGVINLQGQYVVQPVYDSINSFSEERAMVIDSQGFKMINEQGTVLTKRAYSYISNMKDGRALFYDSNPGQTDGSVSLYGYLDASGNEVIPAQFVSANDFQDGKAVVQIKDNEYALINRNGHRLATYPFAYVGPLGDGLLAFQKEASGKYGYIDERGNIRIQPKFSSAFPFNDGQAIVNTAEDYKSNYGVINTQGSFIIQPAYNDIRELGEHRYALGQAVNPEQPYIGSVYAIADTNGRRLTEFLYREVGNYKNGLASASDGRQTYLLDLSGRPAPGYPHVEGSGTLEVVAPDLIKAYVDQRLSYVNRAGQIIWRQNTIVPLHPPYRVREEKYKPNRDYLVYYPQVEGLTNQAEQLALNAKLKALSQVKPIPADQQLDYTYTGDFDITFYQQQLLQLQLTGYNYPAGAAHGMPTMIYAIINLTNGQLYELKDLFKPNSDYVKVLSQIVGDQIKNDPQYSYVFPDTYTGISADQPFFVTADALHLYFNPYDIAPYAAGFPTFTIPFAQIKDIINTEGSFWKAFHE; from the coding sequence ATGTCCATGAGCGAACCGCTGTTAACGCAAATTGTGAATCAACATATTCCGGCTGGTGCAACGGTCGTCACTATTGATAAACCTGTCCAACATCCAGCGATCTACGCGGCTGATCTTACTGGTGATGGCATGCCGGAGATTGCCGCAGTCTATCAGTTGAACGGTGAGCTGTACCTGCTCATTTTGAAATTTGTCCAAGGACATTGGATCAAGATGGCACTAATCAAGGGATTGGGGTATGGGGTGACTTTAATGACTGCAGCCCCTGTAACTTCAACAGCAAGGAACAATCTCATCATCGGTTGGCGGATCGGTGCGATCTGGTCTAAGCTCGCTATATATGAGTGGACCGAATCAGGGCTCAAAGATCTGGCCCCTGACGATCTATATTATAGCTATGCAGAGATTATAGATATGCCTGGTCCGCATGGCCGAGATGGGAAAGTGGAGATTGCACTCTGGATCCATGACACAGGGGAAGCCTACCGTGTGGAGATTATCCGATGGCAGAATGGGAAATGGGTTCCGGCACCAGACGTATATGCAGCCTATTATCCCAAAGTGGTGCAATATTACGAGAAATTAACTCAGCATTACCCTGATTATATCTTCTACTGGTACTACCTTGCGGATGCTCAGTTCCACGCAGGCCAGTATCCGGCAGCACTCGTTTCCGTTCAAAAAGCACTCAGCTTTCCGGAAGCGTATCCTTCCAGAGAGGCGCTGCTGGAGCTGGAAAAGAAAATTAAACAGGCGATGATCCCTATAAGTCATGCCCGGGTAGCGACATGGTTATATCCGATCTCCGTTCGAACCACGAGTGGGACTCGTTGGGGGTATATGGATGCGCAGGGACATGTTCGGCTAGAGCCGGTTCTGGATGACGCCCATGAGTTCCAGCCCAATGGATTGGCTGTTGTGGTCAAGGACGGTCGAGCCGGTGTGATTAATCTTCAAGGGCAGTATGTCGTTCAACCTGTATACGATTCCATCAATTCCTTTTCTGAAGAACGGGCGATGGTGATTGATTCTCAAGGATTTAAGATGATTAATGAACAAGGCACGGTCCTGACCAAACGCGCGTACTCGTATATCTCGAATATGAAGGACGGCCGAGCGCTGTTTTACGATTCTAATCCTGGTCAGACAGATGGATCGGTGAGTCTGTATGGTTATCTGGATGCCTCAGGCAATGAGGTGATTCCGGCACAGTTCGTGTCAGCGAACGATTTTCAAGATGGCAAAGCGGTTGTGCAGATCAAGGACAATGAATATGCGCTCATTAATCGCAATGGACATCGGCTCGCGACGTATCCATTTGCTTATGTGGGACCATTAGGAGATGGACTGCTCGCTTTTCAAAAAGAGGCCTCGGGCAAATATGGGTACATCGACGAACGGGGTAATATTCGCATTCAGCCCAAATTTTCATCGGCATTTCCTTTTAACGACGGGCAAGCGATTGTTAATACAGCAGAGGATTACAAATCGAACTATGGTGTCATTAATACGCAAGGATCGTTTATCATTCAACCTGCCTATAATGACATCCGCGAACTAGGCGAGCATCGTTATGCGCTGGGGCAAGCGGTTAATCCGGAGCAGCCTTATATTGGCTCTGTATACGCGATCGCAGATACCAATGGCAGAAGACTTACGGAGTTCCTATATCGCGAAGTAGGCAATTACAAAAACGGCCTTGCTTCCGCATCGGATGGCAGACAGACCTATCTGCTGGATTTGAGTGGAAGACCTGCACCTGGGTATCCCCATGTAGAAGGTTCGGGTACGCTGGAGGTTGTGGCACCAGATCTGATTAAGGCGTATGTAGACCAGCGCTTATCGTATGTAAACCGGGCTGGACAGATTATCTGGCGGCAAAATACAATCGTTCCACTTCATCCGCCGTACCGTGTACGCGAAGAGAAGTACAAACCGAACAGGGATTACCTCGTATATTATCCGCAGGTGGAGGGATTAACGAACCAAGCGGAGCAGCTAGCGCTAAATGCCAAGTTGAAGGCACTCTCTCAGGTTAAACCAATCCCTGCCGATCAGCAGCTGGATTACACGTATACAGGGGATTTTGATATCACGTTCTACCAGCAGCAATTGCTGCAACTGCAACTCACAGGTTATAACTACCCGGCGGGTGCAGCACATGGTATGCCTACGATGATCTATGCCATCATTAATCTGACGAATGGTCAGTTGTATGAGTTGAAGGATCTATTTAAACCGAATAGTGACTATGTAAAAGTGTTGAGTCAGATTGTGGGGGATCAGATCAAAAATGATCCTCAATACTCGTATGTGTTTCCGGACACCTATACGGGGATTAGTGCGGATCAGCCGTTTTTTGTCACAGCGGATGCTCTGCATCTCTACTTCAATCCATATGATATCGCGCCCTATGCGGCAGGATTTCCAACGTTTACGATTCCTTTCGCCCAGATCAAGGATATCATTAATACAGAAGGTTCGTTCTGGAAAGCTTTCCATGAGTGA
- a CDS encoding sigma-70 family RNA polymerase sigma factor translates to MEEQIRKAVADRDPEAMEWVMNHYAGLLWKIAHSILYYASAEEIEECVADTFFAFWQNPDAFQSGRSSLKNYLATITKHKAIDRYRKFNRRTELTYEEEIHSVQTDDLLVQMISKETYTELNQMIESFPEPEREIMKRRFYEGQRPHEISEALSLHVRQVHNKLYRSRQRLRTWWMNRK, encoded by the coding sequence GTGGAAGAACAAATACGGAAGGCAGTAGCGGATCGTGATCCTGAGGCCATGGAATGGGTGATGAACCACTACGCAGGTTTGCTATGGAAGATAGCTCATTCCATCCTATATTATGCATCGGCAGAAGAGATTGAAGAATGCGTAGCAGATACATTTTTTGCTTTTTGGCAGAATCCGGATGCATTCCAGTCTGGGCGAAGTAGCCTGAAAAATTACCTTGCAACAATCACAAAACATAAAGCGATTGATCGCTACCGGAAATTTAATCGAAGAACAGAGCTTACATATGAAGAGGAGATTCATTCGGTGCAAACGGATGATTTGTTGGTTCAGATGATCAGTAAAGAGACATATACGGAACTTAATCAAATGATTGAATCTTTTCCAGAACCGGAACGGGAGATTATGAAACGTCGGTTTTACGAAGGACAGAGACCCCATGAGATATCGGAAGCATTGTCCCTACACGTTAGGCAAGTCCATAACAAGCTTTATCGCTCCAGGCAACGATTGAGGACATGGTGGATGAACAGGAAATAA